GCAAGTACATCTCAAAGTGCAGCTGATGTTGCGATGGGAGACAAACTCAAAAGAGACCTCCAGAACTTGCAAAGGAAAAAAGCAGCACCTGTAACCTCTACTCCGATGTCAGACGATTCAGATAACACTGACATTGACCTGTTTGAAAATACAGAGCAGAGACCATCAAGGAAAAGGGTAAGCAGtgttttaatttcatataaaataattttaacaggctttttttgtttgtttgtttttttcaaatctgACTAATGGAACAAGGTTAGCCGCCACTTGCTCTCAGAGGAAGATTTCTCTTTCAGGTGTCCAATTGGTTCCTTCAGTAAGActgaaaagaaatgtttaaatatgtaaaaatatatttttagttagttgccCTTATATTTGCTATTTGCATGGTCTTTTGTGAGACTTCTAATTCTAATCTCTGTAAGAGGTGAATAGTGCAGATTTAGCATGAACCACAGCATCACAATAGACACAATAATTAGAAATCGTGAATTTGaaattaaaccaaaattatCAACATGACATTTGCTGTGATCTTCACTGGTTAAACATACAACATCACTAACTTATTGTAAGTGGTTGTTGAGCCTCTTCTAAACTTGTGTCAAATGTAACACACAGGCTGCACTGGACAGTGACAACGAACAagaagataatgcaagtaaggAATTTGAGAACAGTCTTTTCAGAGGACATCTCCCAGAACACTCCTGTCATGCTTGATGATGATGTTGTCAAAGCTTTGAAAGGTAAAATCTTaggaattaaaatgtaaatatgaaaccTTTATTTAAGGATTCAATCCCTGAGTCAACAATTATTGATCAGCTTCTCTCTTTTAGGTTACAAAATTATATGTACATGTGTGTATAGGGCCATTTAGCCTAGTTTTTATAGTCAGTCTGTCCAATTTAGTTACGTTATATTAAGTTTAACTAAAGGGGACATATTATGCAAAAAGGTGTTTGAACACAATTGTGTGTCCACAGTGTGTGTAATAAACAAGCCTGTAATGGTTAAAATCCGCCCATATATAATCCCCCTGAAttcttaaatgtatttatggtattctcatatatatttataatccccCTAAATCATAAACAATCTCTTTGAACTTGCCATTCCAGATTTCTCCCTATGTTGATGTCTGAAAATTTTGCATCATTAACAGTTTGTAATGATCCATTTTGAGAGTTATATAAGCTGTGTGAGCTTCTCCTGTATTGTTTGTGAATCACGAACACACAAAATcagcacattttttttctcccacccaAACAGAGGCAGTTAAAACATCATATGACGAATGATCCGTGGGGTATTTTGATCCGAAACTTCACAGACATATTTTGGAGACACCTgagatttatattacaaaaaggggcataataggttaCCTTTAATGTTATAAAAGCAATTGTTGTCTACAGAAGAGGATTAGGGCCAAGCAATACAGAAGAATCTGCAGGTCTAGAGAGTAAAACTTGTTAATGTAGCTCATGATACAATCTACCCAAGTTTGAATCCTCCTTTTGACAAACTAACTGGCTATTTTAGGGTCGATGTTGGTTATGTACACTTCCATCCATAAGAAACGACTGTGACCATCTATACAACCATTAATGACAATGTTGTATGATTGTAGTTTAGGGCAACGGATATATGTGAAAATAGCAATATGCTGTTTACACtaagtatttattaaaattattaaatggatgttgcCTTTTTGGGACAACAAAGTcttccctaaacctacccaattgattcattattattaaacactTGTTAAGCAATttatttccattcatttttcttcatttttattgaataaatatttccgattttaaaattgtgatgaGAAGAGCAACTTTGGCAAAAGGTGGATTCAAAATCTGGTTGATCACTTCATAAGCTACATCCACAAACCTCACTCTCTACGGTCAACTCAACTGCAGATGCTGATTAACTCTCCAACGAGATGAAATTAACTTGACAtgagtgtatttttttatatgcattttatttaaactttttttcttaaaacccaattacttttttctctaaatttaattattttattctcaaCAGGTTATTTCAActgtttttctcaaaaaaaaaaaaaaaaaaaagtttaatcttGCATTAAAATGACTTCAATCTCGAgatggttttattatttatttatttgtattattgctTGATCCTAATCATATTTCATAGTTTTCTGTATGTTAAAGAATATGTGTACAAATTTATAGAATGCTACACACATGCCCATGTTTACAATGAGGACGTCATTGGCCACTTAGGTGCCTAAGGGGATGggatacaaaaatatttagctgaagctAATATGAGGCCTGTTGAGGTTAATATGAGGTTTGTGTTGTATTCATCTTTTATAAATTTAGCAAAACCTTTACAAGCCGTAACCAACTTGCAACTTAGAACCTAGAATGTCCTGTCTTTGCACAAGAAAATAGTTTTGAAGTTACAGCAATGCTTCTTtagaaaattcattttattatttaatcaataGACCAAGTACAAATGAAGAACCCAAATGGGTGTTTGTACTGTCCTAACTTTGTATAACATACTTGCAACTTCTTTTTGTCTTGTAGAGCTTCCTGGGATAGTATCATCTCTCAAAGATTTCCTAGAGTCCATGAAAAGAGGCTCACACAGCTCAAGCTCAAGTTCCAGTGAGCTGTCTCATGCTGAATCCTCAGAAATGGTTAGAAAAAAAGTTATGATGATATAAATTCATGattgcaataattattttcGCTGTCTTTTTTGTGTATGGATAACCATTTAGAAAATCCGTTagcatatttgtgaccctggaccagaatatcagtcttaagtgtcaatttttcaaaattgagatttatacatcatataaaagctgaataaataagctttccactgatgtatggtttgttaggatcggacaatatttggctgagatacaactatttgaaaatctgtagtccgagggtgcaaaaaaaatttaatattgagaaaaacgcctttaaagttgtccaattgaattcttaacaatgcatattacctaatcaaaaatgaatttttgatatctttacagtagtaaatttacaaaatatgttcaGGGAATATGATCattatactaatgatttttggcataaaagaaaaatctataattttgacccatacaatgtatttttggctattgctacagatataccccagcgacttaagactggttttgtggtccaggatcacatttGAATTATAAAGTAAACAGTTTATAATACTGCTTGTTTCTTATTTTACCCAGATTTCACTTGCTGATTCGGATGTGAAATTCCCCAAGAGGATGTATGACAGACTGAATAAGTCACGAGTTTCTCTTTTTACACAAGAACTGGCCACTCTAATTTTTGGAAAAGAGAAACTAGCAAGATGTACTCTTACAGGGAAATCGGGGATTCAGCCCTCGAAAGAACAATTGGACCCTCACAAGGTCACTGTTCTCATAGGTATGTGTACTACTTTTTTGTTCTGCTTACAGGTCAAGGGGGACTATAACAAATATTAAAGCCATACATATTTGTTATGCATTATACAGTAATTTTTGGCAGTGTAATTTTTCATTTGCAGTTAAGCGAAttgtcttttttctctttttgctgtgaaatataGTTAGGTCCATctatatttggacacaggcacaattttCATACGTTTggctctgtatgccaccagaataaaaataaagttaaacaatGAAGATGAATTTGAAGTTCAGACTTTCAACTTTAATTCAAGGAgttgaacaaaaatatcaaGTACAAATTTTAGTAACTGcaaccatttttatacacagtatCCACATTTTCAGGGGTTTATATGTAATTGAACAAAtgaatataatcataaataaaatgttcaattttaatattttgttaaaaatgctTTACTGGCAATGATTGTCTGAAGTCTGGAACCCATTGACATTACCGAAGTCTGGCTTTCCTCCTTTCTGATGCTTTGCCAGGCTTTAACTGCAGCGGTCTTCGGTTGTTCTTTGTTCGTGGGTTGCagtgtgttttggatcattgtccatTTTGTATTATGAAGCACCACCCAATCAGCTTTGCTGCATTTGACTGAATCTGGGAAGAGAGTATATCTCTATATACTTCAGAATTGATCCGGCTGCTTCTGTCTCATCATCTCTAACACCAGTAACCCAGAGCCACTGGATGCCATGCTCATGCCATCACACGGctccatgtttcacagatgatgctGTGTGCTTTGGATAATCAGCCGTTCCAAGCCTTCTCCAGACTTTTTCCCTTCCCGTCATTCTGGTATTTAAGTTGATCTTAATTTAATCTGcccaaagaatgcttttccagaaCTGGTCtggcaaagtctaatctggCCTGTCTATTCTTGAGGCTAATGAATGGTTTGTGCCTcgtggtgaaccctctgtatttgctctggtgaagtcttctcttcattgtagactttgacagtgacatgtctacctcctggagagtgtccttctcttggctggatgtCTACCACTGTTGTCCTCCATGAACATCCaggcctttttatgttgctgagctcaccagtgcagtatctttttctcagaatgtaccaaactgttgatttggccgCTCCTAATGTTCCTGCAGTCTTTCTGATGgatttttgttatttgaagCCTAATGATGGCCTGTTTGACTTGCATGGAGAGCTCCTTTGAACACATGATGTaggttcacagcaacagctttCAAATGCAAATACCACACTAAGAATCAACTCCACaccttttacctgcttaattgatgAAGAAATAACGAAGGAATAGTCCACACCTGGTcatgaaacagcttttgatTCAATTGTCCAATTACTTTTGGTCCCTTGAAAAGGGTGGGGGGGGGGAGTGGCTACTCTCAAGAGCTGTAATTCCTAAGCCCTTCCTCCAatttggatgtaaataccctcaaattaaaccTGAGAGTGTGCACTTTCAGcccatatacattatataactaCAGCTTGAATATGCTTTGGTAAAtacctgaaaaaaaattgtgcctgtgtccaaatatatatggacctaactgtgCCTCACAATACATTGAATGTCTATGTTATGCCTCGTTTCCACTGAGCAGTATGGTTCAGTACGGTACACAATTATTTCCGTTCCCACTTtcagaagttgtgaatggtaccaaaataCTGAACTGAACTGGTACCAAAAGGGTGGAGCTAGACTTACTGCAGAACGTTTATTGGTTGACAGAGAATCGTTACTTGTGCGTGCTACAAGGGGAATGACAACACAGTGTGTTTTTTCAACAGTTTTTTCCTTGCAGCTTTCAGCCTCTGCTCAAACAAAGCTGCTGTATGTCCTCCAATGTTGTTTACACTTGCTTTCTTTACGCGACGATGGCAATCGCAAATTTTCAGCGTAGACCACACCTATCAAGTAAGGGTACTGTTGCCAGTGGAAACGCAAGCCGGATCCGGGTTTACTGTCCCAAATCGTACTGTACTGTAACCATACCACTAGGTGGAAACGAGGCattataaaatgactaaatgtcaaAACATATTGTGttgcaacactttttttttcttgttttatttatttatttttttaagatggGTTTATTTTGCTTTGGTTTTTTCTAAGTTACTTTTTCCCCTTTCACAGACACTGTGATCAAAGAGTTCCCGAATACGACAGTGTATGAAGTGCGGGCCCTCATTCGGAGGAAATGCAACAACGAGTCAACCTCAAAAAACAGTCACTCTCCACTGGAAGGATGAAGATAGTGATGTTCGAATTGTTACAGTTCTTGGTTAACTGTTTGTGGCTATTGCTAGTttgttaaaaatgcattttattgacTTCTGTGGTTTCATATTGGGTTCAACTGTTTGATACCATTGCTATTTtgctaaaaatgcactttattgatttgtttttattattat
The genomic region above belongs to Onychostoma macrolepis isolate SWU-2019 chromosome 01, ASM1243209v1, whole genome shotgun sequence and contains:
- the LOC131536167 gene encoding early boundary activity protein 1-like — its product is MGDKLKRDLQNLQRKKAAPVTSTPMSDDSDNTDIDLFENTEQRPSRKRAALDSDNEQEDNASKEFENSLFQRTSPQNTPVMLDDDVVKALKELPGIVSSLKDFLESMKRGSHSSSSSSSELSHAESSEMISLADSDVKFPKRMYDRLNKSRVSLFTQELATLIFGKEKLARCTLTGKSGIQPSKEQLDPHKVTVLIDTVIKEFPNTTVYEVRALIRRKCNNESTSKNSHSPLEG